From a single Serratia surfactantfaciens genomic region:
- a CDS encoding sigma-54-dependent Fis family transcriptional regulator, with protein MLPDDRLPAEGASLLTQPLAESWQRSQGYGLTRTDQHIPFIKAGLLEELRSRNDWVPQRVQPLIEQLGAKITRQPAIVVIADADGLVLETCGNTDFLHKASRFALAPGNQWGEAERGTNAIGTALALGAFCEVRGDQHFLNQNAGLNCTAAPIYRPDGRIAGILDLSAPAQRPYPDAQRLIMQAVRHIEHRWVRSAIADRHWTLRLHADAGRLGSAQELLLVFHDEVLVAANRLAMMEFQLSPAAFGSLEFAQLFPELLRQPAGAPRQTLAGNQRHYYSLLEAPQRRVSALRSVPPEERADEQHQKALRILNAGLALCVTGETGCGKEHFSRRLFQESRWRNGNFVAINCAALPEPLIESELFGYAPGAFTGANPKGYIGKIREADGGVLFLDEIGDMPAGLQTRLLRVLQEKTVTPLGSRSAYPVDFALVCATHHDLHRLVQAGAFREDLLYRIQEYSLRIPPLRERAQLETFILQLWRELGGERRGIRLLPEALAMLARYPWPGNVRQLLSTLKVLLALADDHAVLSLDDLPQSIAVLAPQRVDADAGLGDLQAAIDKANGNLSRAAKALGVSRSTLYRKLGRQKALGNETA; from the coding sequence ATGTTGCCTGACGACCGCTTGCCCGCAGAGGGCGCCAGCTTGCTGACCCAGCCGTTGGCGGAATCCTGGCAACGCAGCCAGGGTTATGGCTTGACGCGCACCGATCAACATATCCCGTTTATCAAAGCCGGATTGCTTGAAGAGCTGCGCAGCCGCAACGATTGGGTACCGCAGCGGGTGCAGCCGCTGATCGAGCAGCTGGGTGCGAAAATTACGCGCCAACCCGCCATCGTAGTGATCGCCGACGCCGACGGGCTGGTGCTGGAAACCTGCGGTAATACCGACTTTCTACACAAAGCGTCGCGCTTTGCGCTGGCGCCGGGCAACCAGTGGGGAGAAGCGGAGCGGGGCACCAACGCCATCGGTACCGCGCTGGCGCTGGGCGCTTTCTGCGAAGTGCGCGGCGACCAGCATTTTCTCAACCAAAATGCCGGGTTGAACTGCACCGCCGCGCCGATCTATCGGCCGGATGGCCGCATTGCCGGCATACTGGATCTCTCCGCGCCCGCCCAGCGTCCGTATCCTGACGCGCAGCGCCTGATCATGCAGGCGGTGCGGCATATCGAACACCGTTGGGTCAGAAGCGCGATCGCCGATCGCCACTGGACGCTGCGCCTGCACGCCGATGCCGGTCGCCTGGGCAGCGCGCAGGAGCTGTTGCTGGTATTCCACGACGAAGTGCTGGTCGCCGCCAATCGGTTGGCGATGATGGAGTTTCAACTCTCGCCGGCGGCCTTTGGCTCGCTTGAGTTCGCCCAGCTGTTCCCCGAGCTGTTACGGCAGCCCGCCGGCGCGCCGCGTCAGACGCTGGCCGGCAATCAACGGCATTATTATTCGCTGCTCGAGGCGCCGCAGCGCCGCGTCAGCGCCCTGCGTTCGGTGCCGCCGGAGGAAAGAGCCGACGAACAACATCAGAAGGCGTTGCGCATTCTCAACGCCGGCCTCGCCTTGTGCGTGACCGGCGAAACCGGCTGCGGCAAAGAGCACTTCAGCCGCCGCCTGTTCCAGGAGAGCCGCTGGCGCAACGGCAACTTTGTGGCGATCAACTGCGCGGCGCTGCCTGAACCGCTGATCGAGTCCGAGCTGTTTGGCTATGCGCCGGGGGCGTTTACCGGCGCCAACCCTAAAGGTTATATCGGCAAGATCCGCGAGGCGGACGGCGGCGTGCTGTTCCTGGATGAGATCGGCGACATGCCGGCGGGCCTGCAAACGCGCCTGCTGCGGGTACTGCAGGAAAAAACCGTCACGCCGCTAGGCAGCCGCAGCGCTTATCCGGTCGATTTCGCGCTGGTCTGCGCCACCCACCACGATCTGCACCGGCTGGTGCAGGCAGGGGCGTTTCGCGAGGATTTGCTGTATCGCATCCAGGAATACAGCCTGCGCATCCCGCCGCTCAGAGAGCGAGCGCAATTGGAGACCTTCATTCTGCAGCTGTGGCGAGAGCTGGGCGGCGAGCGGCGCGGCATTCGGCTGTTGCCGGAGGCGCTGGCGATGCTGGCGCGCTATCCGTGGCCGGGCAACGTGCGGCAATTGCTGAGTACGCTCAAAGTGCTGCTGGCGCTGGCGGACGATCACGCAGTGCTGAGCCTGGACGATCTGCCGCAGTCCATCGCGGTGTTGGCGCCACAGCGGGTGGACGCCGACGCCGGCCTTGGGGATCTGCAGGCGGCGATCGACAAGGCGAATGGCAACCTCAGCCGGGCGGCGAAAGCGCTCGGCGTTTCGCGCAGCACGTTGTATCGCAAGCTGGGGAGGCAGAAAGCGCTGGGGAATGAAACGGCATGA
- the blh gene encoding bifunctional sulfur transferase/dioxygenase Blh yields the protein MPACCWCWPFICFLKAYKTKGKNMHIRTYHHQLSFSGAPAANDFAILHQQGYRFIVNNRPDEEPGEYLNHQQEKALAEQWGMGYVYLPYTFDTLTWETVYTFHYLLRRGEKTLAHCRSGARSACLSLLYALREGQIDEAQFRSQCAEYGADADKALGWYGRHQAVQPHAEVHAFYEPESGSLQYVVADPAARRCAIIDPVLDFDRRSGTVSHQQARKILDFIQQRGWGVAWVLDTHPHADHFSAVTWLAQKTGAFTGIGEKIAAVQGLWEEIYNLKDLPAANTVWDALFADGDVFFIGNLRAEVLLSPGHTLASITYYIADAAFIHDTFFMPDSGTARADFPGGNAEVLWDSLQRILSLPADTRLFTGHDYRPAGREVRWESTVREQRENNPWVVNMDKSRFIAQRKQRDATLPHPELMLMALQVNIRGGVLPDCEDDGQHYLKIPVNRFKG from the coding sequence ATGCCGGCATGTTGCTGGTGCTGGCCCTTTATATGCTTTTTAAAAGCCTATAAAACAAAAGGAAAAAATATGCACATCCGTACTTACCATCATCAGCTCTCCTTTTCGGGGGCGCCCGCAGCGAATGATTTCGCTATCCTGCATCAACAAGGCTATCGGTTTATCGTCAACAATCGACCAGATGAAGAGCCGGGAGAGTACCTTAACCATCAACAAGAGAAAGCGTTGGCTGAGCAATGGGGAATGGGCTACGTCTATCTGCCTTACACGTTCGACACGCTGACCTGGGAGACCGTTTATACCTTCCATTACCTGTTGCGGCGGGGTGAGAAGACCTTGGCGCATTGCAGGAGCGGAGCGCGTTCTGCCTGCCTTTCCCTGCTGTATGCGCTGCGCGAAGGCCAGATAGACGAAGCGCAATTTCGCAGCCAGTGCGCAGAGTATGGCGCCGATGCCGATAAGGCGCTGGGCTGGTATGGTCGGCATCAGGCCGTTCAGCCTCACGCGGAAGTGCACGCGTTTTATGAGCCGGAAAGCGGCAGCCTGCAGTATGTCGTCGCCGATCCCGCAGCGCGCCGCTGTGCGATCATCGATCCGGTGCTGGATTTTGACCGCCGCTCGGGAACGGTATCGCACCAGCAGGCCCGCAAGATCCTGGATTTTATTCAGCAACGGGGGTGGGGCGTCGCCTGGGTATTGGATACCCATCCGCATGCCGACCACTTCTCCGCCGTCACCTGGCTGGCGCAGAAAACCGGCGCCTTCACCGGCATCGGCGAAAAAATTGCCGCCGTTCAGGGGCTGTGGGAAGAGATCTACAATTTAAAAGACCTGCCTGCGGCCAATACCGTCTGGGATGCGCTGTTCGCGGATGGAGACGTCTTTTTTATCGGCAACCTGCGCGCTGAAGTCTTGCTGTCTCCCGGGCACACTCTGGCGTCGATCACTTATTACATTGCGGATGCGGCCTTTATCCACGATACGTTCTTCATGCCGGACAGCGGCACCGCAAGGGCCGATTTCCCCGGCGGCAATGCGGAAGTCTTATGGGATTCATTGCAGCGGATTCTGAGCCTGCCTGCGGATACCCGGCTGTTTACCGGCCATGATTACCGCCCGGCGGGGCGTGAGGTCCGCTGGGAAAGCACGGTGAGAGAGCAGCGCGAGAACAATCCCTGGGTGGTCAATATGGATAAGTCCCGATTTATTGCGCAAAGAAAGCAGCGGGACGCCACGCTGCCGCATCCGGAACTCATGCTGATGGCGCTGCAGGTCAACATCCGCGGCGGCGTGCTGCCCGACTGCGAAGACGATGGACAGCACTACCTCAAAATCCCGGTGAATCGATTTAAGGGCTGA
- the adhP gene encoding alcohol dehydrogenase AdhP encodes MKAAVVTKNHTVDIQDKVLRPLKHGEAALKMECCGVCHTDLHVKNGDFGEVPGITLGHEGIGVVSAVGEGVTSLKVGDRASVAWFYQGCGHCEYCVSGNETLCRSVKNAGYSVDGGMAEECIVVADYAVKVPDGLDSFAASSITCAGVTTYKAVKISDIKPGQWIAIYGLGGLGNLALQYAKNVFNAKVIAIDVNDGQLEFAKQIGADLTINSKTQNAEEIIQQQTGGAHAAVVTAVAKAAFNSAVNAVRAGGKVVAVGLPPESMDLSIPRLVLDGIQVVGSLVGTREDLKEAFQFAAEGKVTPKVTKRPLGDINAIFDEMKAGTIRGRMVIDLGMAK; translated from the coding sequence ATGAAAGCTGCCGTAGTGACGAAAAACCATACCGTAGATATTCAGGATAAAGTGCTGCGCCCGCTCAAGCACGGCGAAGCGGCGTTGAAAATGGAGTGTTGCGGGGTGTGCCACACCGATTTGCACGTGAAAAACGGCGATTTCGGCGAGGTGCCGGGCATTACGTTGGGGCATGAAGGCATCGGCGTGGTCTCCGCCGTCGGTGAGGGCGTCACCTCGTTAAAAGTGGGTGACCGCGCCAGCGTCGCCTGGTTTTACCAGGGTTGCGGCCATTGCGAGTATTGCGTCAGCGGCAACGAGACCCTGTGCCGCTCGGTGAAAAACGCCGGCTACAGCGTTGACGGCGGCATGGCGGAAGAGTGCATCGTGGTGGCGGACTACGCGGTGAAAGTGCCGGACGGACTCGATTCTTTCGCCGCCAGCAGCATCACCTGCGCCGGCGTCACCACCTACAAAGCGGTGAAAATTTCCGATATCAAACCGGGGCAGTGGATCGCCATTTATGGCCTGGGCGGGCTGGGCAACCTGGCGCTGCAGTACGCCAAGAACGTGTTTAACGCCAAAGTGATCGCCATCGACGTCAACGACGGCCAGCTGGAGTTCGCCAAACAGATCGGCGCCGATCTGACCATCAACTCCAAAACGCAAAATGCGGAAGAGATCATTCAGCAGCAAACCGGCGGCGCTCATGCGGCGGTAGTGACGGCGGTGGCGAAAGCCGCCTTCAACTCGGCGGTCAATGCGGTGCGCGCCGGCGGTAAAGTGGTGGCGGTGGGGCTGCCGCCGGAGAGCATGGATCTGAGCATTCCGCGCCTGGTGCTGGACGGCATTCAGGTGGTCGGCTCGCTGGTGGGCACGCGCGAAGACCTGAAAGAGGCGTTCCAGTTCGCTGCCGAAGGCAAGGTGACGCCGAAAGTGACCAAGCGGCCGCTGGGCGATATCAACGCCATCTTCGACGAGATGAAAGCCGGCACCATTCGCGGGCGCATGGTGATCGATCTCGGCATGGCGAAATAA
- a CDS encoding putative bifunctional diguanylate cyclase/phosphodiesterase encodes MTLLPKQTNNKNPIDLYGEIVDDLPGLICFGNRLGGYFNKQWRDYTGANAGEHGAADWLDALHPDDRDRMAAQWRQAIVALSSFAGEARLCDRHGIYRWFMLAFNARQDGMALEPSWYLAATDIHLQMLQRQQNVQALSIQQDMLDASLDCIKVINNDGTLRHMNRSGSLALGLDPAQKEFGMSWLGLLSPEIRRRGRKALRSVRAGKNARFTGLSVTPQGKKQHWDNILTPVSDEHGAVAEILCVSRDVTSQRVMEQRLLLASEYDELTGLPNRRLFKKKLKQEMKRALHGGKSLGLMLLDLDHFKLVNDTLGHAAGDHLLRVLGKRLSACMNTHSFVSRLGGDEFAVVISDVENEQDIFRIANKFLLQLETPITHGGKTLHCGMSIGGAIYPKDARDASELMKCADTALYELKDGGRGGVYMFDRKMMDKASARASQLNYARQIVRDNCIRPNYQPKVCLTDGSIVGFEALLRWHCPINGVQLPATVSEAFNDYELATKISEAMQLKVFADIARWRAAGVAVRPVSLNVSPIEFLRDNYAETFLQRLLKFHIPHHLIELEVTEHAFNKHGSKYVLRALQMLKEMGIRIALDDFGTGHSSFSHIMDYPLDCIKLDCDFVQRMNTEPAILAIVESIGILGQKLSIDIIAEGVETEQQRQTLCEAGFHIGQGFLFSRAVDSQRVPALLQGMPQPVGGR; translated from the coding sequence ATGACCCTGTTGCCCAAGCAGACCAATAACAAAAATCCGATTGATCTCTATGGCGAAATCGTAGACGACTTGCCCGGTCTGATTTGCTTCGGCAACCGCCTTGGCGGCTACTTTAATAAACAGTGGCGCGACTATACCGGCGCAAACGCCGGCGAGCACGGCGCCGCCGACTGGCTCGATGCCCTGCATCCCGACGATCGCGATCGGATGGCCGCGCAATGGCGCCAGGCGATCGTCGCCCTCTCCTCGTTCGCCGGCGAAGCTCGCCTGTGCGATCGCCACGGCATCTACCGTTGGTTTATGCTGGCGTTCAATGCCCGCCAGGATGGCATGGCGTTAGAGCCCAGCTGGTACCTCGCCGCCACCGATATTCATCTGCAAATGCTGCAGCGCCAGCAAAACGTTCAGGCGCTCTCCATCCAGCAAGACATGCTGGACGCCAGCCTCGACTGTATCAAAGTGATCAATAACGACGGGACGCTGCGCCACATGAACCGGTCCGGCAGCCTGGCGCTCGGTCTTGACCCGGCGCAAAAAGAGTTCGGCATGTCCTGGCTGGGGTTGCTGTCGCCCGAAATCCGCCGCCGTGGCCGCAAGGCGCTGCGCAGCGTCAGAGCGGGTAAAAATGCGCGCTTCACGGGATTGAGCGTGACGCCGCAGGGCAAAAAACAGCACTGGGACAATATTCTCACCCCGGTCAGCGACGAACACGGCGCGGTGGCCGAGATCTTGTGCGTCTCGCGCGACGTAACCTCGCAGCGCGTGATGGAGCAGCGTCTGTTGCTCGCCAGCGAGTATGACGAATTGACCGGCCTGCCCAACCGGCGTCTGTTCAAGAAAAAACTGAAGCAAGAGATGAAACGCGCCCTGCACGGCGGCAAGTCGCTCGGGCTGATGCTGTTGGACCTTGACCATTTCAAGCTGGTGAACGACACACTGGGCCACGCGGCAGGTGACCATCTGCTGCGGGTGCTGGGTAAAAGGCTCAGCGCCTGCATGAATACCCACTCGTTCGTCTCGCGTCTCGGCGGCGACGAATTCGCCGTGGTGATAAGCGACGTCGAAAACGAGCAGGACATTTTTCGCATCGCCAACAAATTTCTGTTGCAGCTGGAGACGCCGATCACCCACGGCGGCAAAACGCTGCATTGCGGCATGAGCATCGGCGGCGCTATCTATCCCAAAGACGCCCGCGACGCTTCAGAGCTGATGAAATGCGCCGATACCGCGCTGTATGAGTTGAAGGACGGCGGCCGCGGCGGCGTTTATATGTTCGATCGCAAGATGATGGACAAAGCCAGCGCGCGCGCCAGCCAACTCAACTACGCACGTCAGATCGTGCGCGACAACTGCATCCGCCCCAACTATCAGCCGAAGGTCTGCCTGACCGACGGCAGCATTGTCGGCTTCGAAGCGCTGCTGCGCTGGCATTGCCCGATCAACGGCGTGCAGTTGCCGGCGACGGTGAGCGAGGCATTCAACGACTACGAGCTGGCGACCAAAATCAGCGAAGCCATGCAGCTGAAGGTGTTCGCCGATATCGCCCGTTGGCGCGCAGCCGGCGTGGCGGTGCGGCCGGTTTCGCTGAACGTGTCGCCGATCGAATTTTTACGCGACAATTATGCCGAAACCTTCCTGCAGCGCCTGCTGAAATTCCATATTCCCCACCACCTGATCGAACTGGAAGTGACCGAACACGCGTTCAACAAACACGGGTCGAAATACGTGCTGCGCGCGCTGCAAATGCTCAAGGAAATGGGCATCCGCATCGCGTTGGACGACTTCGGCACCGGCCACTCCTCCTTCAGCCATATCATGGACTACCCGCTGGACTGCATTAAGCTGGATTGCGACTTCGTTCAACGCATGAACACCGAACCGGCGATCCTGGCGATCGTGGAAAGCATCGGCATCCTCGGTCAAAAGCTGTCGATCGATATCATCGCCGAGGGGGTGGAAACCGAACAGCAGCGCCAGACGCTGTGCGAAGCCGGTTTCCATATCGGCCAGGGTTTTCTGTTCAGCCGCGCGGTGGACTCCCAGCGGGTACCGGCGCTGCTGCAGGGGATGCCGCAGCCCGTGGGCGGCCGTTAA
- a CDS encoding sulfite exporter TauE/SafE family protein, with the protein MTYSILLYVIAKCNKLFDNQRKLIVNKCHKYRKGINALDFFHFTFYTLTLLVITGGIVGFLLALTGGGGSIVCVPLLLYMVKIPDTHLVIGTSAMSVAISALINLFVHAAKGNVRWQTGVTVSLVAVVGTLVGSQVGKMTDGHHLTLPFSLLMLVVAGLTLKRNHRAGNGLPSSHPTFHPAIVWPSVLALGAVAGFLGIGGGFLVVPALLWFFRFSLVEAVATSLVVVSAMGLSTSASYAMSGKVSLAITCWLIVGGVLGGVVGVTLTERLKKREDIIRVLYAGMLLVLALYMLFKSL; encoded by the coding sequence ATGACATATTCGATTTTGCTATATGTAATAGCTAAATGTAATAAGTTATTTGACAATCAACGCAAACTGATCGTTAATAAATGCCATAAATATCGAAAGGGAATTAACGCATTGGATTTTTTCCATTTTACTTTTTATACCCTGACGCTGTTGGTGATAACCGGGGGAATAGTCGGATTTCTCCTGGCTCTGACCGGGGGAGGCGGATCCATCGTCTGCGTGCCCTTGCTGCTGTATATGGTGAAAATCCCGGATACCCACTTGGTTATAGGCACCAGCGCCATGTCCGTTGCCATTAGCGCGCTGATCAATCTTTTTGTTCATGCCGCCAAAGGAAACGTCCGGTGGCAGACCGGCGTTACCGTTTCGCTGGTGGCGGTGGTGGGAACGCTGGTGGGCTCTCAGGTGGGAAAAATGACGGACGGGCACCATTTAACCCTGCCTTTCTCTTTGCTGATGCTGGTTGTCGCCGGATTGACGCTGAAAAGAAATCATCGGGCAGGCAACGGATTACCGTCCTCCCATCCGACATTTCATCCCGCCATCGTGTGGCCCAGCGTGCTGGCGCTGGGCGCGGTGGCCGGTTTTTTGGGCATCGGCGGCGGATTTTTGGTGGTGCCGGCGCTGCTCTGGTTCTTCCGCTTTTCGCTGGTTGAAGCGGTGGCGACCTCACTGGTCGTGGTTTCCGCCATGGGATTATCGACAAGCGCAAGCTATGCCATGTCCGGCAAGGTGTCGCTGGCCATTACCTGCTGGCTCATTGTCGGCGGCGTTCTGGGGGGCGTCGTGGGAGTGACGCTCACCGAGCGCCTGAAAAAACGCGAGGACATTATCCGTGTGCTCTATGCCGGCATGTTGCTGGTGCTGGCCCTTTATATGCTTTTTAAAAGCCTATAA
- a CDS encoding ABC transporter substrate-binding protein produces MIDSKKMIMIAALLSFSAAAAPGVDLVANETPIHTVKNAEAVAKIPVGFRFVEPGTLTVAISLLGSGPPFGLYARDNKTVIGSEADIARLVADGLGLKLKLVPTSWEDWPLGVASGKYDAAVYNITVTNERKTKFDFATYRQDTLGFYVKSDSKITRIKTAPDIAGKKIIVDSGTNQEAVLLAWDKENRAKGLAPLQPVYVTDKAASTLAIQSGRADATFGPNVSGAYQARLTGKTRLVGIVPGGWPKTANIAVTLKKGNGLVDAVQASLNGAITNGSYLQVLDRWAESDEKIDHSQINPPGLGD; encoded by the coding sequence ATGATAGATAGCAAAAAAATGATAATGATTGCGGCGCTGCTGAGCTTTTCCGCCGCCGCCGCACCGGGCGTGGATCTCGTCGCCAACGAAACGCCGATCCACACGGTGAAAAACGCCGAAGCCGTCGCCAAAATCCCCGTCGGTTTCCGGTTCGTGGAGCCCGGCACGCTGACGGTGGCCATCTCCCTGCTGGGCAGCGGCCCGCCGTTCGGTCTGTACGCCCGCGACAATAAAACGGTGATCGGCAGCGAGGCGGATATCGCGCGGTTGGTGGCCGACGGATTAGGGTTGAAACTCAAGCTGGTGCCTACCTCATGGGAAGACTGGCCGCTGGGAGTGGCCTCTGGCAAATATGACGCCGCAGTTTACAACATCACCGTAACCAACGAACGCAAGACCAAATTCGATTTCGCCACCTATCGCCAGGATACGCTGGGCTTCTACGTCAAATCCGACAGTAAAATCACCCGGATAAAAACGGCGCCGGATATCGCCGGCAAAAAGATCATCGTCGATTCAGGCACCAATCAGGAAGCGGTGCTGCTAGCCTGGGACAAGGAGAACCGCGCCAAGGGGCTCGCGCCGCTGCAGCCGGTGTACGTCACCGATAAGGCCGCCTCCACGCTGGCCATTCAGTCCGGACGTGCCGATGCCACTTTCGGCCCCAACGTCTCCGGCGCTTACCAGGCGCGGCTGACCGGCAAAACCCGGCTGGTGGGCATCGTGCCCGGCGGCTGGCCGAAGACCGCCAACATCGCCGTCACGCTGAAAAAAGGCAACGGCCTGGTGGACGCGGTGCAGGCTTCGCTCAACGGCGCCATCACCAACGGCAGCTATCTGCAGGTATTGGATCGCTGGGCGGAGAGCGACGAGAAAATCGACCATTCGCAGATTAACCCGCCGGGACTGGGGGATTGA
- a CDS encoding aldehyde dehydrogenase family protein — MKYVHPGLPGSLVSFRKRYGNYIGGKFVEPVSGNYFTNTSPVTGQPIAEFPRSDAKDIELALDAAHAAADAWGKTSVQERSNVLLAIADRIESRLEMLALTETWDNGKPIRETLNADLPLAVDHFRYFAGCLRAQEGTAAEIDQNTVAYHIYEPLGVVGQIIPWNFPLLMAAWKLAPALAGGNCVVLKPAEQTPLGISVLMEEIGDLLPPGVLNVVQGFGAEAGEALARSKRIEKIAFTGSTPVGRHILACAAENIIPSTVELGGKSPNIYFEDIMQAEPEFIDKAVEGLVLGFFNQGEVCTCPSRALIQESIYPQFMEKVLARIAAIRQGDPFDTETMIGAQASKQQYDKILSYIDIAKNEGGKIVVGGEPAQRGDEVQNGFYLQPTLITGNNSMRFFREEIFGPVIGVTTFKDEAEALALANDTEFGLGAGLWTRDINRAYRMGRAIKAGRVWTNCYHLYPAHAAFGGYKNSGIGRETHKAALSHYQQVKNLLVSYDAKPLGLF, encoded by the coding sequence ATGAAATATGTCCACCCCGGTTTGCCTGGCTCGCTGGTTTCGTTCCGCAAACGCTATGGCAACTACATTGGCGGCAAATTTGTCGAACCGGTATCCGGCAACTACTTCACCAACACCTCGCCGGTGACCGGCCAGCCGATCGCCGAATTCCCGCGTTCCGACGCCAAAGACATTGAGCTGGCGCTCGACGCGGCGCATGCGGCGGCGGACGCCTGGGGCAAAACCAGCGTGCAGGAACGTTCCAACGTGCTGCTGGCGATCGCCGATCGCATCGAGTCGCGGTTGGAGATGCTGGCGCTGACCGAAACCTGGGACAACGGCAAACCGATCCGCGAAACCCTGAACGCCGATCTGCCGCTGGCGGTCGATCATTTCCGCTACTTCGCCGGCTGCCTGCGCGCGCAGGAGGGCACCGCAGCGGAAATCGACCAAAACACCGTGGCCTACCATATCTATGAACCGCTGGGCGTGGTCGGCCAGATTATTCCGTGGAACTTCCCGCTGTTGATGGCTGCCTGGAAACTGGCGCCGGCGCTGGCTGGAGGTAACTGTGTGGTGCTGAAACCGGCGGAACAGACGCCGCTCGGCATCAGCGTGTTGATGGAAGAGATCGGCGATCTGCTGCCGCCGGGCGTACTCAACGTGGTGCAAGGCTTCGGCGCCGAGGCCGGCGAAGCGCTGGCGCGCAGCAAACGCATCGAAAAAATCGCCTTCACCGGTTCCACGCCGGTCGGCCGTCACATCCTCGCCTGTGCGGCGGAGAACATTATCCCCAGTACCGTCGAGCTGGGCGGCAAATCGCCGAATATCTATTTTGAAGACATCATGCAGGCGGAACCGGAGTTTATCGACAAGGCGGTTGAGGGGCTGGTGCTGGGCTTCTTCAACCAGGGTGAGGTTTGCACCTGCCCTTCACGGGCGTTGATTCAGGAATCCATCTACCCGCAGTTTATGGAGAAAGTGCTGGCGCGCATCGCCGCCATCCGCCAGGGCGATCCCTTCGACACCGAGACCATGATCGGCGCCCAGGCGTCCAAGCAGCAGTACGACAAGATCCTGTCCTATATCGACATCGCTAAAAACGAGGGAGGCAAAATCGTGGTGGGCGGCGAACCCGCCCAGCGTGGCGACGAAGTGCAAAACGGTTTCTATCTGCAGCCAACGCTGATTACCGGCAACAACAGCATGCGTTTCTTCCGCGAGGAAATCTTCGGGCCGGTGATTGGCGTCACCACCTTCAAGGATGAGGCCGAAGCCCTGGCGCTGGCCAACGATACCGAGTTTGGACTGGGCGCCGGGTTGTGGACCCGCGACATCAACCGCGCCTACCGCATGGGACGCGCGATCAAGGCCGGCCGCGTATGGACCAACTGCTACCACCTGTATCCAGCGCACGCCGCTTTCGGCGGCTACAAGAACTCCGGCATCGGACGCGAAACCCACAAGGCAGCGCTGTCGCACTATCAACAGGTGAAAAACCTGCTGGTCAGCTACGACGCCAAACCGCTGGGTTTGTTCTGA